The following are encoded in a window of Prochlorococcus marinus str. MIT 1013 genomic DNA:
- a CDS encoding TVP38/TMEM64 family protein, which translates to MSDNLEILVNNFIPFLSSPFGILVFALVYVFWVSFLLPGSWLSMLSGFLYGTWLGSSVVFVGAFIGAHLTFYLGRTFLKEWARKKVSNFPKVQIMEKAVKREGLKVILLTRLSPLFPFGLLNFTYGLSEVKVRDFTLGMIGILPGTILYCSLGSLALKVSNFRAVLSGRSDTSSFIWSLISILSTILVVILVLRSTKKLNQDSQSLD; encoded by the coding sequence ATGTCTGACAACTTAGAAATTCTGGTTAATAATTTCATTCCTTTTTTAAGTAGCCCTTTTGGAATTTTAGTTTTTGCTTTGGTGTATGTTTTTTGGGTGTCTTTTTTGTTGCCAGGCTCATGGCTTTCCATGTTGTCTGGCTTTCTTTATGGCACCTGGCTTGGAAGTTCGGTGGTTTTTGTGGGAGCTTTTATTGGAGCTCATCTAACTTTTTATTTAGGGAGAACTTTTTTAAAAGAATGGGCTCGAAAAAAAGTCTCTAATTTTCCAAAAGTTCAAATAATGGAGAAAGCTGTTAAACGTGAGGGTCTCAAAGTCATTCTTCTCACAAGACTTTCTCCACTTTTTCCATTTGGCTTACTTAATTTTACATATGGCTTGAGTGAGGTAAAAGTTCGTGATTTTACTCTTGGAATGATTGGTATATTACCTGGCACAATTTTATATTGCAGTTTAGGTTCCTTAGCACTCAAAGTTTCAAATTTTCGTGCAGTACTCTCAGGAAGATCTGATACTAGTTCATTTATTTGGAGCTTAATTAGTATTTTATCGACTATTTTAGTTGTTATTTTAGTTTTACGTTCAACAAAAAAACTCAACCAGGATTCTCAATCATTAGATTAA
- a CDS encoding AIR synthase: MQNGPGLKISATAVAELNRQAAFTGTPGVMHIDLLDDKCGEGWKFIRIRPGKNDGVPLARADGITLYARQDQVLFFQGLKLNYFGDLSGGGFLISTPKGAEASPCGSGFRKLSKAQ, from the coding sequence ATGCAAAATGGCCCCGGATTAAAAATTTCAGCAACAGCAGTAGCAGAGTTAAATAGGCAAGCTGCTTTTACTGGAACACCAGGAGTTATGCATATTGATCTACTGGATGATAAGTGTGGAGAGGGATGGAAATTTATAAGAATTAGGCCAGGGAAAAATGATGGTGTTCCCCTTGCTAGAGCTGATGGGATTACTTTGTATGCTCGCCAAGATCAAGTCCTATTTTTTCAAGGTCTAAAGCTGAATTATTTTGGTGATTTAAGTGGAGGTGGATTTCTAATTAGCACGCCAAAAGGGGCAGAAGCTTCTCCATGTGGATCAGGCTTTAGAAAACTTTCAAAAGCTCAATAA
- a CDS encoding protein phosphatase, with translation MEQISRTSIQAKAFEFALMELIYSKRDSFQPLWSVDSWVKFLIWLSLNCGLSGEKESLELFAQAMGSPLTSRMRNIFFERALEDLSLHVMADPAEAQVLIMPITIDKEIDDKDIVQALQTIGLSEKVSLSSAAWERHDSIVAIPWNVKSDI, from the coding sequence ATGGAACAAATATCTCGTACTTCTATTCAAGCAAAAGCATTTGAATTTGCATTGATGGAATTAATTTATAGTAAGCGAGATAGCTTTCAGCCACTGTGGAGCGTGGATAGCTGGGTTAAATTTTTAATCTGGTTAAGTTTAAATTGTGGGCTTTCTGGAGAGAAAGAAAGCTTGGAATTGTTTGCGCAAGCTATGGGTTCTCCCTTAACAAGTCGAATGAGAAACATATTTTTTGAAAGAGCTTTAGAAGATTTGTCATTACATGTGATGGCTGACCCTGCAGAAGCGCAAGTTTTGATAATGCCCATAACTATAGATAAGGAGATTGATGATAAAGATATAGTTCAAGCCTTACAAACGATTGGTTTAAGTGAAAAGGTTTCTTTATCTTCGGCTGCATGGGAAAGGCATGACTCAATAGTTGCGATTCCTTGGAACGTGAAAAGTGACATTTGA
- the mazG gene encoding nucleoside triphosphate pyrophosphohydrolase, whose protein sequence is MTNTSEINSEEKIDKLLGVVSKLRDPINGCPWDLKQTHLSLIPYVLEEAYEVAQAIRDDNPNSLKEELGDLLLQIILHAQIAKEKNLFDLTDIIDVITEKLIRRHPHVFQNNAKVSIKEVEDSWEKIKNNEKPLNNSKSPISDRLKLKIRPQPSTKAALIISKKAAKNGFEWEKSDQIWDKLYEELEELKCALKAEKLSEAEAEIGDVLFTLINIARWNKISIEEGLAKTNQRFLERLAYIEKHIEGELNSQSKKKLEKYWKLAKINLMH, encoded by the coding sequence ATGACAAACACAAGCGAAATAAATTCAGAAGAAAAAATCGATAAGCTCCTTGGAGTGGTTTCAAAACTACGAGATCCAATCAATGGTTGTCCTTGGGATCTCAAGCAAACTCATCTCTCTTTGATCCCATATGTTCTAGAGGAAGCATATGAAGTTGCTCAGGCAATAAGAGACGATAATCCGAATTCATTAAAAGAAGAGCTTGGAGATCTCTTATTACAAATAATTTTGCACGCTCAAATAGCAAAAGAAAAAAACTTATTTGATTTGACAGACATCATTGACGTGATTACTGAAAAGCTAATTAGAAGACATCCACATGTATTTCAAAATAATGCAAAAGTTAGTATCAAAGAAGTGGAAGACTCTTGGGAAAAAATCAAGAATAATGAAAAGCCATTAAATAACTCAAAAAGCCCAATTAGTGACAGATTAAAATTAAAGATAAGGCCACAACCTTCTACAAAAGCAGCACTAATTATCTCCAAAAAAGCTGCAAAAAATGGATTCGAATGGGAAAAAAGTGATCAAATCTGGGATAAATTATATGAAGAATTAGAAGAATTAAAATGTGCATTAAAAGCAGAAAAATTGTCCGAAGCCGAGGCTGAAATAGGAGATGTATTATTTACATTGATAAATATTGCAAGATGGAATAAAATATCTATAGAAGAAGGGTTAGCAAAAACTAATCAAAGATTCCTAGAGCGATTAGCTTATATTGAAAAACATATAGAGGGGGAATTAAATTCCCAATCAAAAAAGAAATTAGAGAAATATTGGAAATTAGCAAAGATTAATCTCATGCATTAA
- a CDS encoding valine--tRNA ligase — translation MIERAKTTKLSEASGLPKTYDPVGTENRWQKAWEEKGAFKPDPSAPGEPFSVVIPPPNVTGSLHMGHAFNTALIDTVVRYKRLKGKNVLCLPGTDHASIAVQTILERQLKEEGKNRRDLGRASFLEKAWEWKEKSGGRIVDQLKRLGYSVDWSRERFTLDEGLSKAVSEAFVRLYEKGLIYRGEYLVNWCPASGSAVSDLEVEMKEVDGHLWHFRYPLVTSSVSSAKQISYLEVATTRPETMLGDVAVAVNPSDERYKDLIGEQLTLPLVGRTIPIIGDPHVDKDFGTGCVKVTPAHDPNDFEIGQRHDLPQITVMTKKGTMNHNAGQFEGLDRFDAREAVIDSLKEIGLLTKIEAYKHSVPFSDRGKVPVEPLLSTQWFVKMDPLAKSCSEFFEKGQPKFIPNRWSKVYRDWLTDIRDWCISRQLWWGHRIPAWFVISETDNKVVNETPYIVARTEDEAKKLAREQYGDSVKIEQDEDVLDTWFSSGLWPFSTLGWPDETHPDFQRWYPTNTLVTGFDIIFFWVARMTMMAGVFTERMPFSDVYIHGLVRDEQNRKMSKSAGNGIDPLLLIERYGTDALRFALVREVAGAGQDIRLDFDRQNQTSVTVEASRNFANKLWNATRFALINLEGQDFENLEKYDLSKLQLSDKWILSRLARVNRETVNRYENYALGEAAKGLYEFAWNDFCDWYLELIKRRLNTSENFSPDELLDQKIAKSILYKVLSDLLIMLHPLMPHLTEELWHGLTGLAEDQFLALQPWPKLNEQDLNIDLEISFSDLFASIRLIRNLRAVAGLKPSQKVPVMLVSGKEVLQNTLKTSINDIAVLTKAKEVQILSPEEAKSLPSMKALAGVSGELEVVLPIEGLIDIASLRSRLEKDLNKAQKEIESFSGRLANKNFVDKAPKEVVEECRANLTESEAQVRLVKERLMGLD, via the coding sequence GTGATCGAGCGGGCAAAAACTACAAAATTATCTGAAGCCTCAGGGCTTCCTAAAACATATGATCCAGTTGGTACTGAAAATCGCTGGCAGAAAGCTTGGGAAGAAAAAGGAGCTTTTAAACCTGATCCATCAGCCCCTGGAGAACCGTTCTCCGTAGTTATTCCTCCCCCAAATGTCACAGGTAGTCTGCATATGGGGCATGCTTTTAATACCGCCTTAATTGATACAGTTGTCAGATATAAGAGATTAAAAGGAAAGAATGTTCTTTGTCTTCCAGGAACAGACCATGCCTCAATTGCGGTTCAAACTATTCTGGAGAGACAGCTAAAGGAAGAAGGCAAAAATCGTCGTGATCTTGGGAGAGCTTCTTTTTTGGAAAAAGCTTGGGAGTGGAAAGAAAAAAGTGGTGGAAGAATTGTTGATCAATTAAAGCGTTTAGGATATTCCGTAGACTGGAGTAGAGAGAGATTTACATTGGATGAGGGCCTGAGTAAAGCTGTTTCCGAGGCATTTGTTCGTTTATATGAAAAAGGATTGATATATAGAGGAGAATATTTAGTGAATTGGTGCCCTGCCTCTGGTTCGGCTGTGAGTGATTTAGAAGTTGAAATGAAAGAAGTAGATGGACATCTATGGCATTTTCGATATCCGTTAGTCACATCATCTGTATCAAGTGCGAAACAAATTAGTTACTTAGAAGTAGCGACTACACGTCCTGAGACGATGCTTGGTGATGTCGCAGTTGCTGTGAACCCATCAGATGAAAGGTATAAAGATCTCATAGGTGAGCAACTTACTTTGCCTCTAGTTGGCAGAACTATTCCCATTATTGGAGACCCTCATGTAGATAAAGATTTTGGAACTGGATGTGTCAAAGTTACTCCAGCTCATGATCCTAATGATTTTGAGATAGGTCAGAGACATGACTTACCTCAAATAACAGTCATGACTAAAAAAGGAACAATGAATCACAATGCAGGTCAATTTGAAGGCTTGGATCGTTTTGATGCTCGTGAAGCTGTTATTGATTCTTTAAAGGAGATTGGTCTTTTAACCAAAATAGAAGCTTATAAACATAGTGTCCCTTTTTCTGACAGAGGGAAAGTACCAGTAGAGCCATTGTTGTCAACTCAGTGGTTTGTCAAAATGGATCCTTTAGCAAAAAGTTGTTCTGAATTTTTTGAGAAAGGACAACCTAAATTTATTCCTAATAGATGGTCAAAAGTTTATCGAGATTGGTTAACTGATATCAGAGATTGGTGTATTAGTAGACAATTATGGTGGGGACATCGCATTCCGGCTTGGTTTGTGATTAGTGAAACAGATAATAAAGTTGTTAATGAAACACCGTATATTGTCGCTAGAACAGAAGATGAAGCGAAGAAATTAGCACGTGAACAATATGGAGATTCAGTCAAAATTGAGCAAGATGAAGATGTTCTAGATACATGGTTTTCTAGCGGATTATGGCCTTTCTCCACATTAGGATGGCCTGATGAAACTCATCCTGATTTTCAACGTTGGTATCCCACCAATACCCTAGTTACTGGCTTTGACATTATTTTCTTTTGGGTAGCAAGAATGACAATGATGGCTGGAGTCTTTACGGAGAGGATGCCATTTTCTGACGTTTATATTCATGGACTTGTTAGAGATGAGCAGAATCGAAAGATGAGTAAGAGTGCAGGAAATGGTATTGATCCTTTATTACTAATAGAAAGATATGGAACAGATGCTTTGAGGTTTGCTCTTGTTCGTGAAGTTGCCGGTGCTGGACAAGATATACGTCTTGACTTTGATCGTCAAAATCAAACTTCAGTAACGGTTGAGGCCTCTAGAAATTTTGCTAATAAGCTTTGGAATGCAACTAGATTTGCTCTTATCAATCTTGAGGGTCAAGATTTTGAAAATTTGGAGAAATATGATTTATCGAAGTTGCAATTATCAGATAAGTGGATTTTATCAAGACTTGCTCGAGTCAATCGTGAGACTGTTAATCGATATGAAAATTATGCTTTAGGAGAGGCAGCTAAGGGATTATATGAATTTGCTTGGAATGATTTTTGTGATTGGTATTTAGAACTAATCAAACGTCGATTGAATACTTCAGAAAATTTTTCTCCTGATGAATTACTAGATCAAAAAATAGCGAAAAGTATCTTATACAAAGTTTTAAGTGATCTTTTGATTATGCTTCATCCTCTAATGCCTCATTTAACAGAGGAGCTTTGGCATGGATTAACTGGTTTAGCTGAGGATCAATTCCTAGCTTTGCAGCCTTGGCCAAAATTAAATGAACAAGACTTGAATATTGATTTAGAGATTTCTTTTTCTGATTTATTTGCATCTATCAGATTGATTCGCAATCTAAGAGCAGTTGCTGGGTTGAAACCCTCTCAAAAAGTTCCTGTCATGTTGGTCTCTGGCAAGGAAGTCTTGCAAAACACTCTAAAAACATCAATCAATGATATTGCTGTTTTGACTAAGGCTAAGGAAGTCCAAATATTATCTCCAGAAGAAGCAAAATCATTACCTTCTATGAAAGCTTTAGCCGGCGTAAGTGGAGAGCTAGAGGTGGTTCTTCCTATTGAAGGATTGATAGATATAGCTTCTTTACGATCAAGGCTTGAAAAAGATTTAAATAAAGCACAAAAGGAAATAGAAAGTTTCTCTGGACGTCTAGCAAATAAAAATTTTGTTGATAAAGCACCTAAAGAGGTTGTTGAGGAATGCAGAGCAAACTTAACGGAGTCAGAAGCGCAAGTCCGTCTAGTCAAAGAGCGTCTAATGGGATTGGATTGA